In one window of Arachis ipaensis cultivar K30076 chromosome B06, Araip1.1, whole genome shotgun sequence DNA:
- the LOC107648747 gene encoding betaine aldehyde dehydrogenase 2-like, producing MHRRALFSGLMRLRNYPLLMATWKVAPALAAGCAAILKPSELASVTCLELADICKESKMKRIGIDTEALKEHFGKKIMELEEEKRKVQISKA from the exons ATGCATAGAAGAGCCCTTTTCAGCGGACTTATGCGACTCAG GAACTATCCTCTGTTAATGGCTACATGGAAGGTTGCCCCTGCTCTGGCAGCTGGTTGTGCTGCAATATTGAAGCCTTCCGAATTGGCATCTGT gACATGTTTGGAGTTGGCTGACATATGCAAAGAA TCTAAGATGAAGCGCATTGGAATTGATACTGAAGCACTCAAAGAGCACTTTGGGAAGAAAATTATGGAGCTTGAGGAGGAAAAAAGAAAAGTGCAG ATTTCTAAAGCATGA